A DNA window from Aminipila luticellarii contains the following coding sequences:
- a CDS encoding metal ABC transporter permease yields MIQIITEMFSYPFMLRAVIVGVLVSLCAALLGTSLVLKRYSMIGDGLSHVGFAALAVAYVTNLAPLTVAIPICVFSAFLLLRMNENSKIKGDAATALMCSGALAVGVMTVSVTTGMNTDVCNYMFGSILAMSPADVKISVILSAAVIILFVAFYPRIFAVTFDENFAKATGTNSNLYNMIIALLTAVTVVLGMRMMGTLLISSLIVFPSLSSMRICKKFKTVIISSVFVSIVCFLTGIFISYEYSTPTGASIVIINIIVFLVFSLIERGREHVQNEK; encoded by the coding sequence ATGATACAGATTATCACAGAGATGTTTTCTTATCCGTTTATGCTGAGGGCAGTGATCGTAGGCGTGTTGGTCTCCCTGTGCGCAGCACTTCTTGGAACCAGTCTGGTTTTGAAGCGCTATTCCATGATTGGAGATGGATTATCCCATGTAGGCTTTGCCGCATTGGCTGTGGCTTATGTAACGAATCTGGCACCGCTTACCGTAGCTATTCCAATCTGTGTATTCTCTGCTTTCCTCCTGCTGAGAATGAATGAAAACAGTAAGATCAAAGGAGATGCGGCAACCGCATTAATGTGCAGCGGAGCCCTGGCAGTGGGTGTTATGACTGTGTCTGTTACGACAGGTATGAATACGGATGTATGTAACTATATGTTTGGAAGTATTCTTGCTATGAGCCCTGCAGATGTAAAAATATCCGTTATATTATCAGCTGCTGTAATCATTTTGTTTGTCGCCTTTTATCCGAGAATATTTGCGGTGACCTTTGATGAAAATTTTGCAAAGGCAACCGGCACGAACAGCAATCTGTATAATATGATCATCGCTCTGTTGACCGCCGTGACAGTTGTTTTGGGCATGCGGATGATGGGAACCTTACTGATTTCCAGCTTAATTGTTTTCCCTTCCTTGAGCTCCATGAGAATATGCAAAAAATTTAAGACGGTTATCATCAGTTCGGTATTCGTTTCCATTGTTTGTTTTTTAACGGGAATTTTTATTTCTTATGAATATTCCACCCCCACAGGAGCCAGTATTGTGATTATCAATATTATTGTATTCCTTGTCTTTTCACTAATAGAAAGGGGGCGGGAGCATGTTCAAAATGAAAAATAA